In Nicotiana tabacum cultivar K326 chromosome 17, ASM71507v2, whole genome shotgun sequence, one DNA window encodes the following:
- the LOC107790966 gene encoding anthranilate synthase alpha subunit 2, chloroplastic isoform X1 translates to MKTLALSHRPVPTVSGQRSSIFSGHSAASTATSLSFSSFPVAAASRVRILKCSAVSPPPSLDGLVCAMDNSVKFKEAAKHGNLIPLYRSIFSDHLTPVLAYRCLVKEDDREAPSFLFESVEPGLKVSNVGRYSVIGAQPTMEIVAKENMVTIMDHQEGRRTEEFVEDPMIVPRRIMERWKPQCIDELPEAFCGGWVGYFSYDTVRYVEKKKLPFSNAPVDDRNLPDLHLGLYDDVIVFDHVEKKAFVIHWVRLDRFASVEEAYNDGMTRLEALMSRVHDIVPPRLASGSIKLHTSLFGTSLKKSTMTSEAYQKAVLNAKEHILAGDIFQIVLSQRFERRTFADPFEVYRALRIVNPSPYMTYLQARGCILVASSPEILTRVKKKTVTNRPLAGTIRRGKTPEEDYMLENQLLHDEKQCAEHIMLVDLGRNDVGKVSKPGSVKVEKLMNVERYSHVMHISSTVTGELLDHLSSWDALRAALPVGTVSGAPKVKAMELIDQLEVTRRGPYSGGFGGISFTGEMDIALALRTIVFPTGTRYDTMYSYKDVNRRRDWIAHLQSGAGIVADSDPADEQRECENKAAALARAIDLAESSFVDKE, encoded by the exons ATGAAAACCCTAGCCCTATCTCACCGGCCGGTTCCCACCGTCTCCGGCCAGCGCTCCTCCATTTTTTCCGGTCACTCTGCCGCTTCAACAGCCACTTCCCTCTCTTTCTCCAGCTTCCCTGTAGCTGCTGCTTCCCGAGTTCGGATTCTCAAATGCTCCGCCgtttctcctcctccttcattAG ATGGTTTAGTTTGTGCAATGGACAATTCAGTGAAGTTCAAGGAAGCTGCCAAGCATGGGAATTTGATCCCCCTTTACAGGTCTATATTCTCCGACCACTTAACTCCGGTCCTCGCTTACCGCTGTCTGGTGAAGGAAGATGATAGGGAAGCTCCAAGCTTCTTGTTCGAGTCTGTGGAGCCTGGTTTGAAAGTTTCTAATGTT GGGCGATATAGTGTGATTGGGGCTCAGCCGACAATGGAAATTGTTGCAAAAGAGAATATGGTGACAATTATGGATCACCAAGAAGGAAGGAGGACAGAAGAATTTGTGGAAGATCCAATGATCGTTCCTCGTAGGATTATGGAAAGATGGAAACCTCAATGTATAGATGAGCTTCCGGAGGCATTTTGTG GAGGTTGGGTTGGTTACTTCTCATATGATACAGTGCGTTATGTAGAGAAAAAGAAGCTACCTTTCTCAAATGCTCCAGTGGATGATAGGAACCTTCCTGATCTTCATCTAGGTCTTTATGATGATGTAATTGTGTTTGATCATGTGGAAAAG AAAGCATTTGTCATACATTGGGTGCGGTTAGATCGGTTTGCTTCAGTAGAAGAGGCCTACAATGATGGTATGACCAGATTAGAAGCATTGATGTCTAGAGTACATGACATTGTTCC TCCTAGGTTGGCTTCAGGGTCGATAAAACTTCATACTAGCCTATTTGGTACTTCATTGAAAAAGTCGACCATGACAAGCGAAGCCTACCAGAAGGCTGTTTTAAATGCCAAGGAGCATATCTTGGCTGGGGACATTTTCCAAATTGTTCTTAGCCAACGTTTTGAAAGACGAACATTTGCAGATCCATTTGAAGTATACAGAGCACTAAGAATCGTAAATCCAAGTCCTTATATGACTTATCTACAG GCTAGGGGATGTATTCTTGTTGCTTCTAGTCCAGAAATTCTTACTCGAGTTAAGAAG AAAACAGTTACTAATCGACCCCTAGCAGGGACTATTAGGAGAGGTAAGACACCTGAGGAAGATTATATGTTGGAAAATCAACTTTTGCACGATGAGAAACAGTGTGCAGAGCACATAATGCTGGTCGACTTGGGAAGAAATGATGTTGGAAAG GTCTCAAAACCTGGTTCGGTGAAAGTTGAGAAACTAATGAACGTTGAACGGTATTCTCATGTCATGCACATCAGCTCCACG GTTACTGGAGAGCTACTCGACCATTTGAGTAGCTGGGATGCTCTGCGTGCTGCTCTTCCTGTTGGAACCGTTAGTGGAGCACCTAAG GTGAAAGCCATGGAGCTAATTGATCAGTTGGAAGTCACAAGACGTGGACCATACAGCGGTGGGTTTGGAGGCATTTCTTTTACTGGTGAAATGGACATTGCCTTAGCTCTGAGAACCATTGTATTTCCAACTGGAACACGTTATGACACCATGTACTCATACAAAGATGTCAATAGGCGACGAGATTGGATTGCTCATCTCCAATCTGGGGCAGGTATAGTGGCTGATAGTGATCCTGCTGATGAGCAAAGGGAATGTGAAAATAAAGCTGCTGCTCTTGCCCGTGCCATTGACCTTGCAGAGTCATCATTTGTTGACAAAGAATAG
- the LOC107790966 gene encoding anthranilate synthase alpha subunit 2, chloroplastic isoform X4 — protein sequence MFVIGAQPTMEIVAKENMVTIMDHQEGRRTEEFVEDPMIVPRRIMERWKPQCIDELPEAFCGGWVGYFSYDTVRYVEKKKLPFSNAPVDDRNLPDLHLGLYDDVIVFDHVEKKAFVIHWVRLDRFASVEEAYNDGMTRLEALMSRVHDIVPPRLASGSIKLHTSLFGTSLKKSTMTSEAYQKAVLNAKEHILAGDIFQIVLSQRFERRTFADPFEVYRALRIVNPSPYMTYLQARGCILVASSPEILTRVKKKTVTNRPLAGTIRRGKTPEEDYMLENQLLHDEKQCAEHIMLVDLGRNDVGKVSKPGSVKVEKLMNVERYSHVMHISSTVTGELLDHLSSWDALRAALPVGTVSGAPKVKAMELIDQLEVTRRGPYSGGFGGISFTGEMDIALALRTIVFPTGTRYDTMYSYKDVNRRRDWIAHLQSGAGIVADSDPADEQRECENKAAALARAIDLAESSFVDKE from the exons ATGTT TGTGATTGGGGCTCAGCCGACAATGGAAATTGTTGCAAAAGAGAATATGGTGACAATTATGGATCACCAAGAAGGAAGGAGGACAGAAGAATTTGTGGAAGATCCAATGATCGTTCCTCGTAGGATTATGGAAAGATGGAAACCTCAATGTATAGATGAGCTTCCGGAGGCATTTTGTG GAGGTTGGGTTGGTTACTTCTCATATGATACAGTGCGTTATGTAGAGAAAAAGAAGCTACCTTTCTCAAATGCTCCAGTGGATGATAGGAACCTTCCTGATCTTCATCTAGGTCTTTATGATGATGTAATTGTGTTTGATCATGTGGAAAAG AAAGCATTTGTCATACATTGGGTGCGGTTAGATCGGTTTGCTTCAGTAGAAGAGGCCTACAATGATGGTATGACCAGATTAGAAGCATTGATGTCTAGAGTACATGACATTGTTCC TCCTAGGTTGGCTTCAGGGTCGATAAAACTTCATACTAGCCTATTTGGTACTTCATTGAAAAAGTCGACCATGACAAGCGAAGCCTACCAGAAGGCTGTTTTAAATGCCAAGGAGCATATCTTGGCTGGGGACATTTTCCAAATTGTTCTTAGCCAACGTTTTGAAAGACGAACATTTGCAGATCCATTTGAAGTATACAGAGCACTAAGAATCGTAAATCCAAGTCCTTATATGACTTATCTACAG GCTAGGGGATGTATTCTTGTTGCTTCTAGTCCAGAAATTCTTACTCGAGTTAAGAAG AAAACAGTTACTAATCGACCCCTAGCAGGGACTATTAGGAGAGGTAAGACACCTGAGGAAGATTATATGTTGGAAAATCAACTTTTGCACGATGAGAAACAGTGTGCAGAGCACATAATGCTGGTCGACTTGGGAAGAAATGATGTTGGAAAG GTCTCAAAACCTGGTTCGGTGAAAGTTGAGAAACTAATGAACGTTGAACGGTATTCTCATGTCATGCACATCAGCTCCACG GTTACTGGAGAGCTACTCGACCATTTGAGTAGCTGGGATGCTCTGCGTGCTGCTCTTCCTGTTGGAACCGTTAGTGGAGCACCTAAG GTGAAAGCCATGGAGCTAATTGATCAGTTGGAAGTCACAAGACGTGGACCATACAGCGGTGGGTTTGGAGGCATTTCTTTTACTGGTGAAATGGACATTGCCTTAGCTCTGAGAACCATTGTATTTCCAACTGGAACACGTTATGACACCATGTACTCATACAAAGATGTCAATAGGCGACGAGATTGGATTGCTCATCTCCAATCTGGGGCAGGTATAGTGGCTGATAGTGATCCTGCTGATGAGCAAAGGGAATGTGAAAATAAAGCTGCTGCTCTTGCCCGTGCCATTGACCTTGCAGAGTCATCATTTGTTGACAAAGAATAG
- the LOC107790966 gene encoding anthranilate synthase alpha subunit 2, chloroplastic isoform X2 has product MKTLALSHRPVPTVSGQRSSIFSGHSAASTATSLSFSSFPVAAASRVRILKCSAVSPPPSLVCAMDNSVKFKEAAKHGNLIPLYRSIFSDHLTPVLAYRCLVKEDDREAPSFLFESVEPGLKVSNVGRYSVIGAQPTMEIVAKENMVTIMDHQEGRRTEEFVEDPMIVPRRIMERWKPQCIDELPEAFCGGWVGYFSYDTVRYVEKKKLPFSNAPVDDRNLPDLHLGLYDDVIVFDHVEKKAFVIHWVRLDRFASVEEAYNDGMTRLEALMSRVHDIVPPRLASGSIKLHTSLFGTSLKKSTMTSEAYQKAVLNAKEHILAGDIFQIVLSQRFERRTFADPFEVYRALRIVNPSPYMTYLQARGCILVASSPEILTRVKKKTVTNRPLAGTIRRGKTPEEDYMLENQLLHDEKQCAEHIMLVDLGRNDVGKVSKPGSVKVEKLMNVERYSHVMHISSTVTGELLDHLSSWDALRAALPVGTVSGAPKVKAMELIDQLEVTRRGPYSGGFGGISFTGEMDIALALRTIVFPTGTRYDTMYSYKDVNRRRDWIAHLQSGAGIVADSDPADEQRECENKAAALARAIDLAESSFVDKE; this is encoded by the exons ATGAAAACCCTAGCCCTATCTCACCGGCCGGTTCCCACCGTCTCCGGCCAGCGCTCCTCCATTTTTTCCGGTCACTCTGCCGCTTCAACAGCCACTTCCCTCTCTTTCTCCAGCTTCCCTGTAGCTGCTGCTTCCCGAGTTCGGATTCTCAAATGCTCCGCCgtttctcctcctccttcattAG TTTGTGCAATGGACAATTCAGTGAAGTTCAAGGAAGCTGCCAAGCATGGGAATTTGATCCCCCTTTACAGGTCTATATTCTCCGACCACTTAACTCCGGTCCTCGCTTACCGCTGTCTGGTGAAGGAAGATGATAGGGAAGCTCCAAGCTTCTTGTTCGAGTCTGTGGAGCCTGGTTTGAAAGTTTCTAATGTT GGGCGATATAGTGTGATTGGGGCTCAGCCGACAATGGAAATTGTTGCAAAAGAGAATATGGTGACAATTATGGATCACCAAGAAGGAAGGAGGACAGAAGAATTTGTGGAAGATCCAATGATCGTTCCTCGTAGGATTATGGAAAGATGGAAACCTCAATGTATAGATGAGCTTCCGGAGGCATTTTGTG GAGGTTGGGTTGGTTACTTCTCATATGATACAGTGCGTTATGTAGAGAAAAAGAAGCTACCTTTCTCAAATGCTCCAGTGGATGATAGGAACCTTCCTGATCTTCATCTAGGTCTTTATGATGATGTAATTGTGTTTGATCATGTGGAAAAG AAAGCATTTGTCATACATTGGGTGCGGTTAGATCGGTTTGCTTCAGTAGAAGAGGCCTACAATGATGGTATGACCAGATTAGAAGCATTGATGTCTAGAGTACATGACATTGTTCC TCCTAGGTTGGCTTCAGGGTCGATAAAACTTCATACTAGCCTATTTGGTACTTCATTGAAAAAGTCGACCATGACAAGCGAAGCCTACCAGAAGGCTGTTTTAAATGCCAAGGAGCATATCTTGGCTGGGGACATTTTCCAAATTGTTCTTAGCCAACGTTTTGAAAGACGAACATTTGCAGATCCATTTGAAGTATACAGAGCACTAAGAATCGTAAATCCAAGTCCTTATATGACTTATCTACAG GCTAGGGGATGTATTCTTGTTGCTTCTAGTCCAGAAATTCTTACTCGAGTTAAGAAG AAAACAGTTACTAATCGACCCCTAGCAGGGACTATTAGGAGAGGTAAGACACCTGAGGAAGATTATATGTTGGAAAATCAACTTTTGCACGATGAGAAACAGTGTGCAGAGCACATAATGCTGGTCGACTTGGGAAGAAATGATGTTGGAAAG GTCTCAAAACCTGGTTCGGTGAAAGTTGAGAAACTAATGAACGTTGAACGGTATTCTCATGTCATGCACATCAGCTCCACG GTTACTGGAGAGCTACTCGACCATTTGAGTAGCTGGGATGCTCTGCGTGCTGCTCTTCCTGTTGGAACCGTTAGTGGAGCACCTAAG GTGAAAGCCATGGAGCTAATTGATCAGTTGGAAGTCACAAGACGTGGACCATACAGCGGTGGGTTTGGAGGCATTTCTTTTACTGGTGAAATGGACATTGCCTTAGCTCTGAGAACCATTGTATTTCCAACTGGAACACGTTATGACACCATGTACTCATACAAAGATGTCAATAGGCGACGAGATTGGATTGCTCATCTCCAATCTGGGGCAGGTATAGTGGCTGATAGTGATCCTGCTGATGAGCAAAGGGAATGTGAAAATAAAGCTGCTGCTCTTGCCCGTGCCATTGACCTTGCAGAGTCATCATTTGTTGACAAAGAATAG
- the LOC107790966 gene encoding anthranilate synthase alpha subunit 2, chloroplastic isoform X3: MKTLALSHRPVPTVSGQRSSIFSGHSAASTATSLSFSSFPVAAASRVRILKCSAVSPPPSLVKFKEAAKHGNLIPLYRSIFSDHLTPVLAYRCLVKEDDREAPSFLFESVEPGLKVSNVGRYSVIGAQPTMEIVAKENMVTIMDHQEGRRTEEFVEDPMIVPRRIMERWKPQCIDELPEAFCGGWVGYFSYDTVRYVEKKKLPFSNAPVDDRNLPDLHLGLYDDVIVFDHVEKKAFVIHWVRLDRFASVEEAYNDGMTRLEALMSRVHDIVPPRLASGSIKLHTSLFGTSLKKSTMTSEAYQKAVLNAKEHILAGDIFQIVLSQRFERRTFADPFEVYRALRIVNPSPYMTYLQARGCILVASSPEILTRVKKKTVTNRPLAGTIRRGKTPEEDYMLENQLLHDEKQCAEHIMLVDLGRNDVGKVSKPGSVKVEKLMNVERYSHVMHISSTVTGELLDHLSSWDALRAALPVGTVSGAPKVKAMELIDQLEVTRRGPYSGGFGGISFTGEMDIALALRTIVFPTGTRYDTMYSYKDVNRRRDWIAHLQSGAGIVADSDPADEQRECENKAAALARAIDLAESSFVDKE, translated from the exons ATGAAAACCCTAGCCCTATCTCACCGGCCGGTTCCCACCGTCTCCGGCCAGCGCTCCTCCATTTTTTCCGGTCACTCTGCCGCTTCAACAGCCACTTCCCTCTCTTTCTCCAGCTTCCCTGTAGCTGCTGCTTCCCGAGTTCGGATTCTCAAATGCTCCGCCgtttctcctcctccttcattAG TGAAGTTCAAGGAAGCTGCCAAGCATGGGAATTTGATCCCCCTTTACAGGTCTATATTCTCCGACCACTTAACTCCGGTCCTCGCTTACCGCTGTCTGGTGAAGGAAGATGATAGGGAAGCTCCAAGCTTCTTGTTCGAGTCTGTGGAGCCTGGTTTGAAAGTTTCTAATGTT GGGCGATATAGTGTGATTGGGGCTCAGCCGACAATGGAAATTGTTGCAAAAGAGAATATGGTGACAATTATGGATCACCAAGAAGGAAGGAGGACAGAAGAATTTGTGGAAGATCCAATGATCGTTCCTCGTAGGATTATGGAAAGATGGAAACCTCAATGTATAGATGAGCTTCCGGAGGCATTTTGTG GAGGTTGGGTTGGTTACTTCTCATATGATACAGTGCGTTATGTAGAGAAAAAGAAGCTACCTTTCTCAAATGCTCCAGTGGATGATAGGAACCTTCCTGATCTTCATCTAGGTCTTTATGATGATGTAATTGTGTTTGATCATGTGGAAAAG AAAGCATTTGTCATACATTGGGTGCGGTTAGATCGGTTTGCTTCAGTAGAAGAGGCCTACAATGATGGTATGACCAGATTAGAAGCATTGATGTCTAGAGTACATGACATTGTTCC TCCTAGGTTGGCTTCAGGGTCGATAAAACTTCATACTAGCCTATTTGGTACTTCATTGAAAAAGTCGACCATGACAAGCGAAGCCTACCAGAAGGCTGTTTTAAATGCCAAGGAGCATATCTTGGCTGGGGACATTTTCCAAATTGTTCTTAGCCAACGTTTTGAAAGACGAACATTTGCAGATCCATTTGAAGTATACAGAGCACTAAGAATCGTAAATCCAAGTCCTTATATGACTTATCTACAG GCTAGGGGATGTATTCTTGTTGCTTCTAGTCCAGAAATTCTTACTCGAGTTAAGAAG AAAACAGTTACTAATCGACCCCTAGCAGGGACTATTAGGAGAGGTAAGACACCTGAGGAAGATTATATGTTGGAAAATCAACTTTTGCACGATGAGAAACAGTGTGCAGAGCACATAATGCTGGTCGACTTGGGAAGAAATGATGTTGGAAAG GTCTCAAAACCTGGTTCGGTGAAAGTTGAGAAACTAATGAACGTTGAACGGTATTCTCATGTCATGCACATCAGCTCCACG GTTACTGGAGAGCTACTCGACCATTTGAGTAGCTGGGATGCTCTGCGTGCTGCTCTTCCTGTTGGAACCGTTAGTGGAGCACCTAAG GTGAAAGCCATGGAGCTAATTGATCAGTTGGAAGTCACAAGACGTGGACCATACAGCGGTGGGTTTGGAGGCATTTCTTTTACTGGTGAAATGGACATTGCCTTAGCTCTGAGAACCATTGTATTTCCAACTGGAACACGTTATGACACCATGTACTCATACAAAGATGTCAATAGGCGACGAGATTGGATTGCTCATCTCCAATCTGGGGCAGGTATAGTGGCTGATAGTGATCCTGCTGATGAGCAAAGGGAATGTGAAAATAAAGCTGCTGCTCTTGCCCGTGCCATTGACCTTGCAGAGTCATCATTTGTTGACAAAGAATAG